One part of the Lycium ferocissimum isolate CSIRO_LF1 chromosome 8, AGI_CSIRO_Lferr_CH_V1, whole genome shotgun sequence genome encodes these proteins:
- the LOC132068346 gene encoding probable sugar phosphate/phosphate translocator At3g11320 yields the protein MSAIKNTGQFFTIGLVTAWYSSNIGVLLLNKYLLSNYGFKYPIFLTMCHMTACSLLSYVAIAWMKMVPMQTIRSKVQFLKISALSLIFCTSVVSGNISLRYLPVSFNQAIGATTPFFTAVFAYLMTLKREAWLTYVTLIPVVTGVVIASGGEPSFHLFGFIMCVGATAARALKSVLQGILLSSEGEKLNSMNLLLYMAPIAVVFLLPATLLMEENVVGITLALARDDSRIIWLLLFNSALAYFVNLTNFLVTKHTSALTLQVLGNAKGAVAVVISILIFKNPVSVTGMLGYALTVCGVILYSEAKKRSK from the exons atgtcAGCAATCAAGAATACAGGCCAATTCTTTACAATTGGGTTAGTAACAGCTTGGTATTCATCAAACATTGGGGTTTTATTATTAAACAAGTATTTACTAAGTAATTATGGGTTTAAATATCcaatatttcttactatgtGTCATATGACAGCTTGTTCTTTACTAAGTTATGTAGCTATTGCTTGGATGAAAATGGTCCCAATGCAAACTATAAGATCTAAGGTTCAGTTTTTAAAGATCTCTGCTTTAAGTcttattttttgtacttctgTTGTTAGTGGAAATATATCACTTAGATACTTGCCAGTATCTTTCAATCAAGCTATTGGTGCTACTACACCTTTTTTCACTGCTGTATTTGCTTATTTGATGACATTGAAGAGGGAAGCATGGCTGACTTATGTCACATTAATTCCAGTTGTTACCGGGGTTGTTATCGCCAGCGGG GGTGAACCAAGTTTTCATCTATTTGGATTCATAATGTGTGTCGGTGCAACAGCTGCAAGAGCACTCAAGTCAGTGCTTCAGGGGATTTTGCTGTCTTCTGAAGG TGAGAAGCTGAATTCCATGAACCTTCTACTCTATATGGCTCCTATAGCAGTTGTGTTTCTATTGCCGGCAACACTTTTGATGGAAGAAAATGTAGTTGGCATCACATTGGCACTTGCAAGAGATGATAGTAGAATCATCTGGCTTTTGCTATTCAATTCCGCCcttgcatattttgtaaatCTGACCAACTTTCTGGTGACAAAACACACCAGTGCACTAACACTTCAG GTCCTGGGAAACGCAAAAGGGGCTGTAGCTGTTGTCATCTCAATCCTAATATTTAAAAATCCTGTATCAGTTACAGGGATGCTTGGCTATGCGCTTACAGTTTGTGGAGTCATACTCTATAGTGAAGCGAAAAAACGTAGTAAATGA